The DNA window TCATTTAGAAGAGTCGGCACTTTTATGACGGAAAGTAAAATCTTAAATATACTATCTCCAACTATCCCAACAAAACAAAGTAAAGTCTCAATGAATCAGAAAACGACAATGCACAAACAACAAACATCTTTATTGCAAACAACAGGTGTACCGAAACTAACAGTATCCTCTAATAAACCAAGTAGGTCCAAAAGCACACCAATGCATAGCAGTAATTTCTCCAAGGAATACCATGATAAGAACCAGAAGTCCGATGCCATTAATTGTGACCCATTGCTGGCCAATAGAAGGCACTGGTTAAATCGGTTACTGAATGCTTCTTCCAGAAACTTGTCTTTCCTCACAACAACTTTGTCGGTTAAGAGCAGAGCACCACAAGAAGATTGGACCATCAGTGACAACAGAGCTTCCGCCGTTGGCATCGGTTCCATTGGTGTAGTAGTCATTGTCGCCATCATTGGAGGCGTCATCTGCCTCGATGCTGCAACCTTGTACAGAGATGCCAAGAGGATTAGGAAAAAGATATACCGTATATTCAAACCTCTAAAATCTAACAACAAAGATACACAGGTCTCTAAAAAATTGCCAAAGTGGGCACATTTTGTAACAACAAGAGATGCGtgaaaatataaacagttatgaaaaatgtataattttccTCGTGAAATACGAATTGCGATAAAATGGCACTTTAAAGGATTTGACAACATATGGAGGAAGACTAGAACATACGAAAGAAAGAGTTAGTTTTCTTAGTTTGTTCATTGATaagatatattaatataataaattattgacACAAATGTAAATTTTCCTCTTGAATTACAAATTGCCTTAAAATGGCACTTAAAAAAATTAGACAACATATGGAGGACAGctaaaatatattaaagaaaGAGTTAGTTTTCTTAGTGTGTGTTATTGATAAGAtataccaaaatattaaatatatagcTTTCACAGTTTTAGTGCATAACTATTAGAGCAAAATATGATGCGCATTAGGAGCATATGTCCCGTTTGTAGAAAAGTAGACAgatgttttcatataatatcTCAGATGTTAATTGTGTTTACGCACACTTAGacagtatttttcttttttgtaataATCTTGTTCCTAACTTTCACCTAAAACACATATgcagtttatttttatgaatttacttGTTCTGTAAATGGAACTTAATGAAATGAATTCTAGAAAAATTAATTGACTTTCGCAATCTGTGTAAAGTGCATGCTTCATCTATCGGTTTTTCGTTCTTTTTAAAACGCATGTTATCTGACGAACACTAATTTACAAATGTACGAATTTAACCCATTTTGGGCCATTGatgttttttatgataaaacttCTCTATCGTTTTTTATGTGTTATTTGTGGTTTATTTGCGATTATCTCATCGATCTTGTTAAACTGATCAGTGGTTTTGTTAACAACAATGGGTACACTTCaagtacaattaaaatattatgtcAGATAAATCATTCTCAACAAGAAACGTATTATTTATAGATAGAAAAATACATTGTGTAAAAGACATTGTACGTTTTGTTGGCTTATGGTGAATAATCAGACgatcaaataaatcaatatgaaaCAGTACTTTATCGTATGCTTATTGTGTGATTGAGGTAAAACTGGTCAATCACAGACTTTACTAACTAAAGCTGATTGCTGCATGTCAAATTCAATTCTAAGCTAcacataaaaaaagatatagcATGGTTATATTAGAagttgtgtttttgtttatacaatttTCATCTTAGGCATTTCATTTTTGATACTGTATTCATTTAACTGATCATGATTTCACATCATTCTCATCTAATATAAATATTGAAGTTGCTCAAGTTGttcaattatttgattatttattacatgtacagtgtttCTGTTACACATACTAGTAATTTTGGTCACTTATAATCAGACTACTTTGCTCGTGGATATAGTGGGCCGGTGTTATGACACAGGTATTCGCCAATACATAGTCTTttgtcagagaaaaaaaaattctcatgtGAAGAGAAACATTTCCAAGTATATTTTTCCTCAATGAACAGCTGGTATACTGttctttctgtttttttttttgtttttttttacaaataacttGCTTGTATCAAAAGTGTAAAATTACTTGCAAAATAAACACCGAAACACAAACAAACGAATAACAATAACATAGAACACATATTAGGAAATACCATTTAAACAAAGAtctgattttgatttgaaaccATAATTGAAATTCATTTCATATTGAAAGTATCCCCCTTCCCTCGTATGATATGAAAGCAGAAATGCATGACCGGCCTGAGTGACCCACTGACAGtacatttatttgttatatCTGGATGCTTCTCCATTCATCTCTGTACCACACAAGATGAACAGTTTGCGTCTTTCATGCACTACATCGCCATAAGTTAACCTACATGATGCAAGAAGTGTTGTCCACAGATGTCACCCCGGAAAGGATCGCCATTTTTCATCTTATTATCAAAAGGACTTTTGTAGTTTCTCTTCGTTTGAACTCATTCTACTTCAATGTAGGATTCCGTTTTGATTTTACTTTACTTGAGCCCATTTATAgaaatttatatatgttttgtcacgtGTTAACCCATTTAGTCTTTGTTTAAAGACTATATATTAGATTTATGTCTGAGCTTTATGTGGATCAAGatgtatgaaaataaatctAATGTTTTCCCCTCATATCGtgatcaaattttagatatttgcAAAAGGAGCATTAGCATAATTACCcttgctgtatatttattatatgatgatTTGAAATCTACACTTCAATAATCCAAATTCACATCCTCAAAATATTCCTAAATTCAACCAGAGTAGTCAATAGACAGAAACAAATATtgacatgatttattatatcattatttatttcaactttagcattacatacatgtactattataaACAGTATGTGAGGTGCGCAAAATGAAAAACCAGTAGGCTTCAAATAGTTTTTGCAGAGCGTGCATTTTCGCCATGCAGAACAATACAGCTTTTACATCCTATAAACATTACTTTCTTATACAGAAACAAATTCTAATATGGATATATAAAGAGAATATAtcatcaaaaataaatcaaagattGTATCATTTCAACCGAGTTTCTCAACAGAGTTGCACCAGATATTTTCCCAATATTCACGTCAAATCTTTGGTATTGTTTGGACTAAATAACTGAAAAAATTTGAACtcagatatttattttaatcagattagTGCAATGCCCCGGTAACATGACAAATTGTTTATGAAATGAAAGGTCAAGCGAACATACCTCTGAAATATCTACATCTTTATGGATCACATTATGATTGCGtcattgttataaaaataaaattgttttgcaGTCAAATTGGAATAAATAGTTATGCTTTATTATGTAACATAATCATAAAATGTAGATAAGTTTGGtgcataaaatttaaatgacgtattaaataattatactggtttttgggttttttaaaaaatcgttcaTGCAGTAAACACATTATTACTGTGTCAACAAATTAGTCATTTTAACCTTTTCTTTAACATACACCACAGAAACCAGTAACTCTACCTTTTGTTAAATATGCAcacgaagaaaaataaaacaaatgaatgaCATTTAATGACTCTGGTATTTTTaatccatttaaaatttaaacagttgTTAACTTATTTATTTTCCCGCTCCTAGCATGTAAACGGGTTGTGCAACATCAATAGTGTCTATTTGAGAAAATTCTATTTGATTCAATGAGACTTTGGCCAAGGCAAAATTGCTTTATTGCAAAACAGGTTTAGGTGATTCATAAGAAAATTTGTAAGCTGAACACAGAGATACAAGGTTATAAATTATAACTTCTTATGCATCGTTTTGTTTAATTAGTGTGGACGCAGGAGCCacgtttttaattaatttgaacATGTGCTTACCTAATGTGtctgattttttatatttagttCCCCTGTTTTGTAACATCGTGTCAATgcttgatttcaaaatttaaagaagcCACACATTGTGATGTAGTCATGTTTCCGACTGTTCTTTAACATcataatataagtaataaagtaagttttcattcattttcagcAAAGCACccctgttttagcattttaaacaaaatgtaagaCGAAGAACGTTCATGCTAGTCTTGAAATAGTAACCTATTTCATTTCAGATAAAATAAGCAATTCTTTTACcgttgtttaaaattaattgctgTAGAATTTAAAAACCACAAACCTTGTAACGTAATTTGTTatgtcaaaaaatataaatggtttcgtttttttttcacGGCATTTAACCATTTATATCGTGGACAAAATTTAGGATTACATAAATTTCCCTTGAAATTCTTTGGATATAACCCTGCAAGTTAATAGAATTCACACCCTTGCCAAAAGAGTTTAATTTCGGATCAAATTCGTCATTTCTTTGCCTCCATTTCACCATTTCTATTAAATGTCAGTTGTTCGGAATATCTGGCAATAGATTTCTTCggcatactctaaaacctggcctggcctggcttggccccattggcctggcctggcctcaaagttggcctggcctcatttttggcctcaaaattggcctggccccaaattttggcctggcctcaaaaatTGGCCTGGCCTCTAAATTGGCCTCTTCAAAAATTTTTggcctcaaattttaaaatttctttttttctcattttcttagattaaaattgaatttttattgatttctttcaGAATTGAATATTCTTAAGGAataatcatatgaaaatatatatatgacaagaTGACCGATTTTTCAAGTTGAATTACTTTAATCCATGTCTAATCACACAAAAAATAGCTATGACATGTATGCACAGCACTGCTCCTACTATAAGAAATAGATTTTCCCAATACTAAAGCGATTAAGTTGTCACTCCCATCtcccatttaaaattaaaacatcattttaagagACTCACCTGATTGATATCCAAAACATTTGTAAACTGGTACAAAGCATTAAATTGTTATCACTGTGTAATGCACTTTAAAATCTGCTGTTTGTTTATATTACCTGTCAACACCAATCAAGCCCAAATTTCCCTCCCCAGCAGAAATTTAATATTAACCTTTTCTGTCCTTAATCTGCTACATTTGGGTCAGATTCATTGCCTATCCTGCCGTTTAACATTTCACATGTCTAATTTAATTAATGGCATTTGTGAACGACTGCAACATTGCATCCCTCGATAGCTTGACCCGGTGATGTTCATTAATTCATCACCTCCTGATTATAGAGTAGAGTTTCCTGTATGTGTTGTTTGTATACTTAGGAAATAATTGTTCTCCTATGGGGAATTGTTATCATCGGAATTTGAACAAAGCAGaacattttgtgatttttgatagaataaacaaatattggcCTCTTccattacttttttctcaaacaagTCGTTGGTAAAAGAAGAGTTGCATAGATAGTGTCTAATCCTGAAAGCAGTTTGATCTAAATACATTGCAAAAACATGCCATCGTTATACAATTGCAGGGCAAAATCACATTCTTAAGTTCTTAAGAATTTAAATCATACTGAATAAAAATCTGTTAGAATTGATTACTCAACATACTTTTAGTCATAGATATACATTGTTAGtactatattttcaattgtaactattatttttgatacattatcACTTTAAGACACTATAGGCACCAAAAGTGATGTTTAatgtgcattgaaaataaatcaataaaacatcaataaaaaCGTCAAATacgtaaagaaaatataaaaataaatttgaggccaaaaatttttgtagaggccaaatttgaggccaggccaatttttgaggccaggccaaaatttggggccaggccaattttgaggccaaaagtgaggccaggccaactttgaggccaggccaggccaatggggccaagccaggccaggccaggttttagagtatgccGATTTC is part of the Crassostrea angulata isolate pt1a10 chromosome 3, ASM2561291v2, whole genome shotgun sequence genome and encodes:
- the LOC128178549 gene encoding uncharacterized protein LOC128178549 is translated as MPFERNKLVKSENAGTLSRNKKLSNEGEKKVLKEHITSTIRHQSVEVDAGSTAAFPNPTLSSTFVVIRNPQRIRTSLQKSEETTTIEKAKEFILHTSTVSIVNTKHFKRNISKPMSTSALHTTLSEIQNSEILPKMASSTVLPVQAVETPVKLNKVSTTVFASKDMLTTTMLSTGKTTEQPSTTDSNRQAITNYMASTTRQKSSFRRVGTFMTESKILNILSPTIPTKQSKVSMNQKTTMHKQQTSLLQTTGVPKLTVSSNKPSRSKSTPMHSSNFSKEYHDKNQKSDAINCDPLLANRRHWLNRLLNASSRNLSFLTTTLSVKSRAPQEDWTISDNRASAVGIGSIGVVVIVAIIGGVICLDAATLYRDAKRIRKKIYRIFKPLKSNNKDTQVSKKLPKWAHFVTTRDA